In the Profundibacter amoris genome, CCGGCCTGTTCGGCCTTGGCTGGGCCAATATGGCCGAACGGCTGGGGGCCGAGGTGGAGATTCTGGATTACGGCAACCGGTCTGACATTGATTTGGCGCAGGCCGAGGCGGTTTTGCGCGCCGATACCGAAGGCCGGATCAAGGCGGTGATGGCGGTGCATGTGGACACCTCGACCTCGGTGCGCAACGATATTCCGGCGCTGCGGGCGGTGATGGACCGGACGGGGCATGACGCGCTGCTGATGGTGGATTGCATTGCCTCGCTGGGGGTCGAGCGGTTCGAGATGGACGCATGGGGTGTCGATGTGGCGGTTGCTGCCTCGCAAAAGGGGATCATGGTGCCGCCGGGGCTGGGCTTTGTGTTTTTCAACGACAAGGCGGATGCGGCGCGGGAAAAGGTGGATCTGGTCAGTTATTACTGGGACTGGCGACCACGGGCGCAGCCCGAGGATTTCTACCAGTATTTCGCCGGTACCGCCCCGACGCACCATATCTTTGCCCTGCGCGAGGCGCTGGATATGCTGGTGCACGAAGAAGGGGTGGAGGCCGCATGGGCGCGTCACGCCAAGCTGGCACAGGCGGTCTGGGCGGCGTTTGACATATGGGGCGCGCGGGGGCCTGCCGAGTTGAACATCGCGGATGCGGACAAGCGCAGCCATGCGGTGACAGCGGTGCGCATCGGCGCACCGGAAGGCACGGCGCTGCGCGACTGGGTCAGTGAAAAGGCAGGGGTGACACTGGGCATCGGTATCGGCATGGCCCCGCCGGGGGATCCAGCCTGGCACGGGTTTTTCCGCATCGGCCACATGGGCCATGTGAACGCGCATATGCTATTAGGCGTGCTGGGTGTGATCGAGGCGGGCATGGATGCGCTGGGCATCGAGCATGGTGACGGCGCGCTTTCGGCGGCGGCACGGGTGGTGGCAAGCGCCTGATCATTCAGACGCTTGCAGGTATTGTCCTTTAGGCCTTGTCCGCCAGCGCCTTGCACCATTCTTCCATAGCGTCCGTGGCCACCGGCATGGGTGGCTCCATGAACGAGATGTGGAAGTGATCACCCATATCGGTCACACCGATCGAGCGCGGGCGCACGGCCAGAACGCGCGGGTTGGGCAGTTTGACGCCAAAGCAGAACAGGATGTTTTTCGCATCCACGATTTCCGGCGCGATTTCACCGTCGATGAATTTTGTGTGGCTCAGGTGGTCGAAAATGCCGATGTAGGCCACTTTGGGGTGGGCGTCGATGTTGACCTTCAGTGCGGCAAGGATTTCGTCAACCGAAGTCAGCGAGGTTTCGTCTTTGCTGATTTGCAGATCGAAAGTGGGGTATTTTTCCATCAACAGTGATTGTTTCATTACAGGCGTCCTTTTGGTTGGGGTTGGATCGGGGACATGACACCGCTGGTGTGAAAATGCGATGTGGCAGTTTGTCGTTACGGGCGGGATAAGAGATTTTATGCCTGCGGCGCGGAGTTTGAGCCGTCTTTGAAAACGCTCTGGGGGAGCGTTTAAGGCGATAACGGGCGAAGCCCATGGCCATTTGGAAGGTTGGGCTGAGTTGCGTTGCCAGCGTGAAAAACGGATGTATGGTTATCATCGATAGGAAAAGGATTGCCACAATGGTCGAGTATCGTAAAACCACACCAGACGATGCGAACTCTTGCGTCAAGATTCTGCGCCATTGGATTGACGAGACAAACTGGATGCCAATGCTGCACAGCGAGCCTTCGATGCAGCAATTCTGGCGTGGCCGCCTAGATCAGACCGCGGGGTGGGTTGCGATAGAGAACAGGCGAGTCGTGGGATTTTGCATTCGTGATGGGGGTGATATCACAGCGCTTTATTTGGACCCGTCGGCGCGCCGCAAGGGTGTTGGTAAAGAGCTGCTTGATTTGGCCAGAGAAGACCTTGATGAAGTCAGCCTCTGGGTATTTGCGGCCAATACAAAAGCATTGGCGTTCTATACCCGCGAAGGGTTTGTGGAAGTTTTTCGCAGCGATGGCGACAATGAAGAAGGCTTGCCTGATATCAAGCTATCTTGGAAACGCTGAATATCAATTTTGATCCAGAATGTTGGAGGTTGATGACAGGTAGCGACAAATGTTCTTCTAATCGTCAGCGGGTCATTTAGCCAACCAGCTTCATAAACCGGTCACGGCTGATATTGGCCCCGCAGGCCAGCAGGCCGATGTTCTTGCCCTCGCAATGTTCTTTCAGTGGTCCCAGCGCGCCGGTGAGCGAGGCGGCGCAGGCGGGCTCGACCATCAGTTTCAGGGCGCTGTTCATCAGGCGCATGGTGGCGCGCAGATCGTCATCGTGGACGCGCACAATATCCGTGGCGTTTTCGCGGGTCAGCCCATAGGAATAGGGCAGAGCGGTGGGCGAGCCGAGGGAATCGGCGATTGTATCGACCTTTTCCAGACGTTCGGGCCTGCCAGCGCGGAAACTGCGGAACATGCTGTCGGCACCAAAGGGTTCGACCCCGTAGATTTCGATGTCGGGGTTCAGCAGTTTCAGCGCCTTTGACATGCCGCTGATCAGCCCGCCGCCGCCAACCGGCAGGATTACCACATCCAGATTTGCGGCATCGGCGCACATTTCCGCCCCGCAGGTGGCCGATCCAAGGGACATATTGTAGCCCTCGAACGGGTGGATCACGGTGCGGCCCTCGGATTCGGCGATTTCCTCCATCACCGCGAAAAC is a window encoding:
- a CDS encoding pyridoxal-phosphate-dependent aminotransferase family protein; this translates as MTLSHGRPYLAIPGPSVVPDRVLQAMHQPAPNIYGGALADTVRSIITDLKTVVRTQHQATIYIANGHGVWEAALANVLSRGDKVLVLATGLFGLGWANMAERLGAEVEILDYGNRSDIDLAQAEAVLRADTEGRIKAVMAVHVDTSTSVRNDIPALRAVMDRTGHDALLMVDCIASLGVERFEMDAWGVDVAVAASQKGIMVPPGLGFVFFNDKADAAREKVDLVSYYWDWRPRAQPEDFYQYFAGTAPTHHIFALREALDMLVHEEGVEAAWARHAKLAQAVWAAFDIWGARGPAELNIADADKRSHAVTAVRIGAPEGTALRDWVSEKAGVTLGIGIGMAPPGDPAWHGFFRIGHMGHVNAHMLLGVLGVIEAGMDALGIEHGDGALSAAARVVASA
- a CDS encoding DUF6858 family protein, producing the protein MKQSLLMEKYPTFDLQISKDETSLTSVDEILAALKVNIDAHPKVAYIGIFDHLSHTKFIDGEIAPEIVDAKNILFCFGVKLPNPRVLAVRPRSIGVTDMGDHFHISFMEPPMPVATDAMEEWCKALADKA
- a CDS encoding GNAT family N-acetyltransferase, with protein sequence MAIWKVGLSCVASVKNGCMVIIDRKRIATMVEYRKTTPDDANSCVKILRHWIDETNWMPMLHSEPSMQQFWRGRLDQTAGWVAIENRRVVGFCIRDGGDITALYLDPSARRKGVGKELLDLAREDLDEVSLWVFAANTKALAFYTREGFVEVFRSDGDNEEGLPDIKLSWKR
- a CDS encoding threonine ammonia-lyase, giving the protein MTDITLDAIKAAQQQIAGQIIHTPMLELRQPGLEELLPKGSRAMMKLELFQKAGSFKARGNLLSVQALTPDQRAAGVTAASGGNHALALAWAAQTAGTSAKIAIPKTADPIRIDGCRALGAELVLCDDIHEVFAVMEEIAESEGRTVIHPFEGYNMSLGSATCGAEMCADAANLDVVILPVGGGGLISGMSKALKLLNPDIEIYGVEPFGADSMFRSFRAGRPERLEKVDTIADSLGSPTALPYSYGLTRENATDIVRVHDDDLRATMRLMNSALKLMVEPACAASLTGALGPLKEHCEGKNIGLLACGANISRDRFMKLVG